Part of the Danio rerio strain Tuebingen ecotype United States chromosome 12, GRCz12tu, whole genome shotgun sequence genome, aatgaatgtatctCTTTAAGAGCTcagaaacatttaaattgaaatcTGTTTATTCTTCGAGGAACTCTAGAACCACCGCACTCTAGAATGTTGAGTTGTTGTAAactaacattgggtcaaatatggacaaaaccagcCACTGGGTTAAAAAATGATCTGAAAATTGACATTGGGTTGTACTGCAAAAAatatttgtcttatttctagtccaaatatctaaaaatctcaaatcaagaagcattttctaaacaagaaaaaataaaccttattttattttcagaaataatacatTGAAATGAAGTGTTAGCTTGTTAAAACAGGCTacattatctgccagtggggtaagtttAATAAACTAGTTTAGCTTTATCCCACACAACACAGCCAGATCATCGCAGgtatgttcatttttatttaggtttttcaAGACGAGACATGTAGATTAACTTTGAAATGAAACTGCTTTGAAATGAACACCTAAAATCTggataaaaaacaaatactggtCACAGGTTTGTgacaatgttaaaaataaaataaaattttaataaaaaaaataataaatagtgtTACTCTGATGTCATTGATGAACCTTTGTAACTCTAAAACTAGCCTTTAAAGGGagaattcacccaaaaatgaaaatgtactaaaTATTGCACTCAAATggttaaacctttatgagtttctttattgtgttgaacacaaaataagatactttgaacaatgctgaaagcctgtaaccattgatttccatagtagaaaacacaaatattatggaagttaatggccacatgtttccagctttcttcaaaatatattcttttgtgttaaccagaataaagaaactctcttgatttaaaacaagcaaagagAGAGTACATGATCATTAATTTTTagagtgaactgtctctttaagagctCAGAAACATCTTGAAAGAACTCTAGAACCACCGCACTCTAAGAGTGTTGGGTTGTTGTAAACTAATGGTGGGTTAAATATGGCCAGacccaaccactgggttaaaaatgtaatttatctaaaaattgacccaatgttgggtggAATGGtaactcagtggttagcgctgtcacctgacagtaagaaggtcgctggttcgagtcccagctaagtcagttggcatttctgtgtggagtttgcatgttctccccgtgttagcgtgggtttcctcctggtgctccggtttcccccacagtccaaagataaaggaattgagtaaactaaattgaccgtagtgtatgagtgtgtgtgtgtgtgtgaatgtgagagtgtatcggtgttttccagtactgggttgccgctggaaaggaatccactgcgtaaaacatgctggaatagttgttggttcattctgctgtggtgacccttgatgaataaggaactaagccgaggGAAAATTAATGACTGACCCAACGTTGggtatactgcaaaaaaaaaaaaaaaaagcattgatttatttacagaaatactACATTAAAATTAAGTGTTAGCTTGTTAgaacaagctaaattatccgcCAGTGGGGTTAAGTGAAATAAACAGGATTATTTTCAAACCGAAAACAAGCTTATTTTACTTCTTGTCACATTGTTTTGCTTCACTATAAAAAACGCTGGGTTGGTTTTTAAACCCAAATGCTGGGTTGAGACTGCTGGGTAACAAAATTGGGTTGATTCAACCCAATTTGattcaacccaatttgggttgaaaATCGGTCTttatctattgaccttattctaaaatgcggaagtgcgcctgtttttgcgattgtcttagaacttctgtttcagtcgcctatgggagaaatgacaaggaataataaacggcaaaaaatggcttgctctacaaacaaatgtttgcatgactatacagagcaagtagaataatataacaaggaaatatcagtttgcaacatcaaacagcgaaacgagcagtttttaatgtttaaaaatgaatggaagtgaatgagaccggaagtctcgtgcctaaaagattcaaatggcagcgcccactcgtctgcggaaaataaggtcaataacCCAGCAGTGCTGGGTTGGGAACGTGGACGTgaaagagaaaaaatattatcagacatactgtaaaatgtccttgctctgttaaacatcattttggaaatatttaaaaaaggagaaaaacaatcaaaggggggctaataattctgacttcaactatatgtatatatatatatatatatatatatatatatatatatatatatatatatatatatatatatatatatatatatatatatatatatatatatgtgtgtgtgtgtgtgtgtgtgtgtgtgtgtgtgtgtgtgtgtgtgtgtgtgtgtgtgtgtgtgtgtggtagataAAGCAGTTTTTGGTTGGTTTTGTAGttttgtgttaataaataaataaataaaatctgctcTGACAGGCAGAATTTGTGTTATGTGtgccttttttgtttcttttaaggcGTGGAAAATAATTGTGGTTACAATGTAATGTTAGCCTTTAAACTTTTGAGAAACACTTGATTTGCTTTAATATTGATGCAGTTATGAatacaattgtattattataGGTAATATTTATGGCATATTGCATCATTTATATCAATTTTGGACGATTACTTTtatggaaaacaacaatctggtaacACTGTACCTCATCTTACAATGTATAACTATATTGTTCTGAGCTATGCACGTTTTAAGGATaaactcattacattttttattattatttttgaaaattattgatttagtttttagaaacactcaaaaaaatggagtttgatttttgtttacttatttaaaatgagatcaaacaacacaattcttgagtttttttttcctgacaacttaattgttcaaaaagttcaatccacttaaataagctaacttaattccttcttgttgtcccaacataaattaattgtgtgaaactgagcattttttacagtgtatcttgGCTAGAAACTTTTGAAACTAGAAacttttgttgcatttttaagATGTGAATATTTCTGATACACCATTAAATAAGCCGAGTGTAAATAAAAGCTCCCAGACAAACAGTCGAACTTTTGAACCCTCCAGATATGAAGCTGTGATGACTTGTCGAAATCGTCTGTATTTAAAGTGACAAGCGGAAAGTGTCTCAATCTCACCTACTGTTTTCATGCAGCTCAGACTGGACATGAGTTAATGGCAGCCCAAATCTCTGAATAAACCGGCAGATCACACAAAGCTATTTTACACCATCACCCGTGTCGAGTCTGAGCCATTCAGCATTACTGtacagtaaataaacagataCCGGTGCTGAAAAACCTCCCTGAGATAATGAGGATGCTGAAGAGTTGAATATGTCTGGCTTTTTGCAGAAAGCAATTAGGAGCGCACACAGCAGGAGCACGGATTAATTCAAACGCTCGATTAAACCTGAAATTCTTTTGATAAATAATTGTCAACTCAATATGTTTGCTGGAGTTGATCTGTTATGGGGGAAAAGAGATGGGGGGCtggttaaattactttaaaatgtacGTTTTTGTTACGTCTTAACCATGAATCAAAATGTGCAATCTGATATCTCAATGCTTTGGTTTAACAGCAGCTTAGTTTAAAAAGCGAATTAAAAGTTGTCCTTTTTGATTGCATCATATGCAAACAAGCTATATGTAATTGCATGCAGCAGTAAACAAACTGCATAAACATGTCTTAATTGCTGTTACAGTGTCGTGCATCTCCACAACCACCCGCTGACTGCGTGGGAAACACACTGAGATGCATTAGGTGTTTGTGTTGACATGCATCTGATGTTTTTCTCATCATACACACTTCAAAAATGAGTGTTTTTTTGCACAGGAATGCCAGCTTTAAGAAGAAACACATCTTCCTTAACGTGAATAATCATCTAAAGAACTATTTTCTGCTTTATATGCCCTTTTTGAGTCTTGAAACAGTGCTAATATGagacaaatgaaacaaaaaatgctAGATATTACAGATATAcgcatgtttttatttacaaatcaGAAGCAtcgcatttaaataaaatatatctacatttgtactacaaaaaaaaataacaacaaggcACTTGTTATAGTGGCCTAGATGTATTTACAGTAGTAAACATTTGAAGAGGATCACAAAAAATTCCTAAGatgacaagaatgggtgttggaTAATAGTTTAAAGACAACTTTTTGATccgcttcaaatgttgactactgtatatttatcacagaataaatgtaaaagatgcacATCCAAGCCTGATGCATCCAAagtccacacacacactgcatttaaACATGATCTACAGCTTGTCCATGTACTCACAGAGCACACATTAGAGGTTTGATGAACTCTCTAAACTTCTGATCCGTCCCGGTTGTATATGAGATTGTTGACGCTGAAATGGTTGGAGATCGAGTTGATCAAGCCACTGTTGTTGTGCGATGCTGAGTAGTAGTTGAGTCTGTTGGTGTTGAGATGGCCTGGTTCTGAGGGAGGGCTGATTTCATGTCCAGACATGCCGTGCTGCGTAAAATCCCCCAAATGTGCAGAGCTGCCGTCTCTGCTTCGGACCGCGTTTCCAGACATAATGGAGTTCATGTTACCGATAAAGTTGCTAAAACACGGGCTGTGCTCCGCGGACGGAGAGGGAGAGGATTTGGGATCGCTGGAAGTCGGGGAGTTTTGGAGGCTCGGCGGAGACGCGCTCATCAGACTGGAAGTGTCCGCCAATTTAAGCGCGTCCTCGGATTTCACAGACATCGCGTTTCCGTCGGctcttctttttctctttcttctgAAGTTGCCATTGTCGAACATCTTCTCGCAGTTTGGGTCCAAAGTCCAATAATTTcctttccctttaaaaaaaagaatgatatgAATTAGAAATGTAAGCACAAATACACTGCGTAATTGTACTTGTCAATGCGTAATTGTACGTCTAAGTGCGTAATCATCTCATAAATAGGATAAAGAGCATTAAAACTTACCAGGATCATCCTCATCCCGTGCAACTTTCTTAAAGCAGTCGTTTAATGACAGGTTGTGTCTTATAGAGTTCTGCCAGCCGGCTTTACTTTTCTTGTAAAAGGGAAAGTTGTCAGCCACGTACTGATAAATCTGACTGAGCGTCAGTTTCTTATCCTGCGCGTTCTGGATAGCCATCGCAATCAGCGCCGAGTACGAGTACGGCGGTCTGACCATCTTGAAAAGTTCTTGCTGACTTGATATGGAGAGCCAGCCCAAATCCGCGCTTCCAAAGCCGGTAGGAGGAGGGAGAAACTGCCGCTGGTTGGATCCAAATCCCGACTGGATATAAGAGCCTCCGTTTGGGCTTGAGAGGTACGGGGTGGAGGTGATGCCCGGGCTGTTCATCCACAGGTAAGGGTTGGTGCTCGGCGAGCTGTACTCGCCGAGCCCGTAGCTGGAGGGATGCGCAGGCGGCctctggtggtggtgatggtggtgatgatggtgcaGGTTCTGCTGGTACATGCTGAAGTTGGAGTCGCAGTACACGGTCATGTCCAGGATGTCCTGCTGCTGAAGGGGACTGGTCTGCTGGCTCGACGGCTGCTGCCCAAACGCGTTCATAATCCGCTCTCCCTCCAGAAACATGGAGTTTCTCCGATCTGACCTGCTGAGTGTGCTCGTCTCTGAGGGGTTTCTCAAGGAGAGTGTCCGGGTGCGCTTCAGGGGAGGGTTATTTAACCTGTCCGGGGCGCATGCAGTGAATGGACTCATGTTGACTACTCCTCCCACTGTCACACTTCTTCTCAATTAACTTCATCCAATATGCATCAATCTGGCGTCGAGATCATTCACGTGATAAGCTTGCCGAACAAAGACTGTTTAAGCGCTAAAAAGGGTGGACACGTCTAAAAAATGGAAgatagttacactgtaaaaaaaataaaaaatcttaaaataagtTTATACGAAGTctcactttttttgttaaacaagcTGTtctaaagcgatagttcaccctcaagtgtttccaaacctgtaaccgttgacttccatataaaagaaaacaagtactgtgtaagtcaatggttacaggtttacagcttttcttcttttgtgttttaacagaagaaaaaagtcaAGCATGTTTGGAACGAGGAagagtaaattatgacattttaaatttttgtgtgaacttttcCTTTAAGCCAGTTTAATGTAAATTGAGCTAAAAATGGCTGGTtgaacttaaaaatgtaaggcaatttttttagtatttatttatttttcgcaGTGTTGAAGATATACGTTGGAAatacccccctctctctctctctctctctctctctctctctctctctctctctctatatatatatatatatatatatatatacatacagttgaagtcagaattattagcccccctgaattattatttttaataaaaaaatgtttttttcaccaatttctgtttaatggagggaagattgtttcagcacatgtAAGTatagtagttttaaaaacctatttctaataacgaatttattttatctttgccatgatggcagtaaataatattttacttgatatttttcaagacacttctatacagcttaaagtgacatttaaaggcttaactaggttaataaggtgaactaggcaggtttaggcaagttattgtataatgatggtttgttctgtagattattgaaaaaaaaaattagcttaaaggggctaataattttgtcccaaaaatgtttttctaaaaaattaataactgcttttaatctagccgaaataaaacaaataagattttttcttgaagaaaaaatattatcagacatactgtgaaaatgtccttgctctgttaaacatcatttgggaaatacaaaaaaaattatataaaatcaaaagggggctaataattctgactttaactgtgttctATATATGTAAAGGGACTCAAGTTTTTCAAAACTTGCTACACTGTATGTGatgatttttatattaaatcatattaaacaatacatttatatcTTTAAATAACAACTACAAGAAGGTTGTTAGCAACATGTAAACATTAAAAATCTTAAGGGTAAAATATTAAATTGTCATATTTAGGAGTATACGATtgtg contains:
- the foxi1 gene encoding forkhead box protein I1 (The RefSeq protein has 2 substitutions compared to this genomic sequence); protein product: MFLEGERIMNAFGQQPSSQQTSPLQQQDILDMTVYCDSNFSMYQQNLHHHHHHHHHQRPPAHPSSYGLGEYSSPSTNPYLWMNSPGITSTPYLSSPNGGSYIQSGFGSNQRQFLPPPTGFGSADLGWLSISSQQELFKMVRPPYSYSALIAMAIQNAQDKKLTLSQIYQYVADNFPFYKKSKAGWQNSIRHNLSLNDCFKKVARDEDDPGKGNYWTLDPNCEKMFDNGNFRRKRKRRADGNAMSVKSEDALKLADTSSLMSASQPSLQNSPTSSDPKSSPSPSAEHSPCFSNFIGNMNSIMSGNAVRSRDGSSAHLGDFTQHGMSGHEISPPSEPGHLNTNRLNYYSASHNNSGLINSISNHFSVNNLIYHRDGSEV